AGAATGCCAATTAGCCTACACcaagtaatttaatattctCCTCCAATCTAATAAAATCACTTTGTTTCCCCTTCAATTTTAACAGATACAAACAGAAGGCTAAAGCCACGAGGAGCCAAcagaaacaagaacaaataacAAAAGCAGGGTCAGACATAGCTAGATTCCAACGGAGCCTAGAACAACAGTCCCTACCCAGCAAACTAGCTACTAATAGGAATTAAAACTAAACAGCAGATGCAACATGAGGTGGACAAGGCAAACCATCAGTAGTTTACACCCCAACGAGAGGCAATGGTGGTCTGTCgacagaaaataagaaaattgtaaaacttCGCTTCCATACTCAGATTAATACGTTTCTGCAATGAGTAGAGATATATTATAAGTTGGCAGAATTGAAttcccaaatatatatatatatatatgtattatgaATGATTGAATATCCATCGAAACGTTACGTACGAACAATGTTTTCAAAGGCGAGGCGTATAGGCGAGGCGTTTTTAGTAGCGCTATGCGAGGCGTAAGCCTTGAAGCATTGAGGCGTAAGCCTTTTGAACATTAAGTtattttaataagaaaaatttatgaataataCAATACGATTAAATTGTACAACTAATTGTCattcaaaacataataatctatcccaaaacataataatcaatcccaaaacataaaatatttattcaacatcaaaacaaaaacataattcaCTCATCCCACTCCTCAACACTAATATCATTCAAACTAGCATCACTATCATATTGATCAACTGTATCAATATGAAAAGGATATTTCCCACTATCAAATGTTGAAGGATCTTTATCTatctcatcatcttcatccatAAGCATCGCTCTTATGGACTTGCTTTTGACTTTCCTCTTACTTGAGGTTTCAccatcttttctcttttttgaagCTAACGAGGAAAGAAGaacatcatcatcaagaaTAAGATCATCATCAATCATAGGATCCTGAGTTCTAGAATGGACAATAGGCTCTTGAGTTCTAGAATGGACAATAGGCTCTTGAGTCCTAACATGAATATTCCCTCGCTCTTGAGTCCTAGGATCACCAATAGGCTCTACAGAAATAGGCACTCAAGCATGTAGATCAGTTTCATAAGGTTCAGTGGGCATATTTCTACACGTACtacacaatatatatatatatatatatatataaggtaAGTCCATGtgttattatattaatttagagaaagaaaaaaaaaaaaaaaaaaaaggtaagaaCAAAAGCTGTCGGTGGGAgttaggggaaaaaaaagaaagatattaCATAAAaggtaaagaaaataaaaagaaaataaaaagaaaataaaaaagggtaaGTACAAAAGCTACActtttgtaaaaagaaaataaacgccatcaaaacgacgtcgtttcattacgcttaaaaaaaaaaaatgggtcATCTTCCTCCTCGCCCCGTCTTCCTCGCAGAGCAGTTTCAGATTTCCAGATTCTGAAATTTCTTCCAGTTCAGAAGTTTCCGAATCTGATACGCCTCGGTCCGCCTAGCCACGCCTTCCCCCGCCTCTCATGCCTTCCCAGCGCTAAACGTGCAACTCGCGAAACGGCCGACCGCCTCGGGCGTTTTCCTCCCGCCTCGCTCCGACGCGCGCTCCGACGAGCGCGAAGGCATGCCTTTGAAAACACTGCGTACGAATAATGTCAACAACTGTTCTCCCATTTGAGAATCTTCCTGTTGGGTTATTCCCAAAATCAATTCCATGAGGGTAAAAATTTGCCTTAGCTATAGTTCGAAGGTGGTTGTTGTTCCCCACATCAACCAAGGAATCGCCAAAAGTGAAAACAGCAGGAACATTATTTTGGGCTGAGTAACCAACAAAAACGAGTAGACTACAAAATTTTGGAATATAATATTTATCCCCATTAATTTTAAGATAGAAATAACTTTTGATAAGGGGGGTTGTTTATATACAACTTTTGATATCTATGGGAATACTTGTGCCTAACTGGTCTGTGAAATTCCCTCTCAATTCACCATTGAATTTGTGCCTAACTCTCTCTAGGCCGGCCACAGGCCACAGTTGGATTTGTTCCTCTAGGCCGGCCGCAGTGATATTGGAACGCCATTATTTCTGAGCTAAGTTTGTTAGGTGCCAAAGAAAAGAGGGATTGGAGAACCCATTTAAGAGCTTAATACACTCTCTTTATGTTGTATTTAGGTAGGAATTGGATTTCTTAGCTGTGTGGCCTGAACCCAAGGTTCTGCGTGGAATTTACTGCCTTTCAGACCACCTATTGTctcctaaattaaattaaatgttatcataaaaaaaaaaaatttaatgttaAGGTTCTGTATggtttttgttaaaaaaatatatatatatacatatataatcaCATTTTTTAAACAAAGACCATACAGTTTAATCacattattaaatttttgtcatcttagagcctttttcactttgaggggggaggaagccattgttcttcccccctctcccctcttctcttcctcctttcacctcttccctcattttcagagacaaatggttttccctatttgtcttagttttgttatgattttcatcaaACCATTAGAGGCGGCTACGGCTCAGCGTCGGATCTTTACCTGCATTTCGGcatcggatctccaccaccatcttttttgcaatttctttatgtttggaataagttgcagagattCTTTGAGTTCTCTgggtagttttcacctctccttttgtgagagtttttcatctctcctttgtgagagttttatttgtattgttatggcttgattttttcaagctttatctcttttttattattctaagtttgcaatcttagttgggatatctatgccagagtttcttcgatcctgTCTGATCGTTAATTGAGACATAccagattgtcttaattttgatattagaccgctccgttattgtaatggcccttttgtggctagtttgcaTTGGCCCTTTGTGATTAGTAgtttttttggctgaattatgaatgcaatcatagaatttctcaataaaaaaaaatttttaaacttttgtcTAACGGATCATGACAGCATACATATTTCTCAACTAGTTTAGCGTCTCCACACCTACCAATCGATTGCACCTTTTaatctcaacaaatttttactaTTAGGagtaaatttttttcctttaaatctcaatttttttacttgttttatttCTTGCAATCCTTTACTTGCAATTTGCAAAGTCCCTGTCTATCTAGTAAATTACTCTTCTTTGAAACAATCGAACGAAATGGTACTCGGCCTAAATTGAGTCTGGATAGCCAGCTGAGTGTTCATCAGTTACTTGAGCAGCCTCTATGATGATAAAGATGGTCGTACTAGACCTAGACTGGTTGTTGCTAAATTCGTTTTTGTTTGGGCGGTAGCCCTCCATTCAAccagaaaataaatacataaaaaaagtCCAACCAAATGCCCTAAATGTAAATTTGACTTAAAATTAGAAGTCAGAAACCGATAGTATATCACTGGTTGATTGAGTAGAGAgcataaaattattttctttttctttttcatacaagcgatattggggAAGGGGAGAATCGAAACTAGGATCTCAAGTGCATGGATAAATGCTcttgagctacaagccccTTGCAGAGCATAAGATACTTACATTCTTATTATAATTCCCATAATGTTCTAATGCCATGTTTATGAAGAGTACGTTTTGAACTTAGGATGAGGTTTGAATGTTCTTGAGGTTATTAGTGAAAAACTTACATAAACTTCAAATAATGACATTGAAATGTGAAATAGCTTGGATTTGGTTCCAAAATCTATTTCATCACAGAACCATcatgattttttgaaaaacaaacatgggcGTCTCATTGCAGTTTATTCAGGGACTGCTATGCTAGCTCAAGACTGAACAAGTTGCCTAAAATTCATAGGTGATACATAATTTAAGCCACCATCCATCATATGCCTTGTTGCAATAACATTGGCAGCGTCTGTTAAGTGAAACGCATCCCAGAATATATACTTGGATCTGTCGGGACAAATTTTAGATAAAGGATTGCATGGCACCAGTCCCACTGGGGTCACGGCAAACGAGCAGCATGCAGAAGTTGCATTCTCAAAGCCTGCATACAGTGaaacacaacaacaacaacagcagcagcagaggTTAATATTGTGATATTAGTTATTACatgataaataaacaaataaatgccGCAAAAGATAGAATATACACGCACCATATGAcacataattttttgtgagATCTAGTAATATTTGGTAAATATCTACGTAAATAAACTTTGCCCCTAGAAGATCTTTGTTAAGCTCGGCAAGCATGCCCTTCAACTTGTCGTTATATGTTTGAGCCATACGATTTATCAGACGAACACAACTTCCCTTTGGAACTGGATGTATTTCTTTCTCATATGGAATACACCCACTAGGTCCAGCGTTGGAGATGGTGATCTTTCTAGCATTCAAGTTGTAGAGTGTCTGCAAAGAAggaacaaaattataaaaaaaatcgtCAAATTTATCTGTACAAAACTACTACTAATTAAGATTAATGTGATTAGTTTACATGAGTcaatagtctaaattattaaGGAATTTTACTTACAGTGAGTGCTAATTTGAGTCTTGAAATCAGGAAATCCAAATAAGCTTCTTCGGACATGGACATGGCCATGGGTGTAAACTCCCTGAACATTATATCGTTAGAGCCAATTACAACCCCATAAATGGCTCTTCTCAACAATTTCTGAGCTGCAGGAATGCCAATCCTCGACATGATAGCAAGCACGGTTCTTCCATGGTTACTTATTTGCGTGTCAAAATTGATTCGTTCACCctattatatatgtacataatATTCTGACTTACaattaataaaagtaaattgCACACCATGGTATGGTATGTATTATAAGTTAAAATTAGCTTTCTCATAGCATCAGGAAGCTAATTTGAACGCATAATACAACTCGTTTAGTTCTGAATTAGACTAGCTAACTTCCTTAAATCCAAAAACTTACAAAGAAATATCcagtataattgaaaattccAGAGCCAGAGGAAGCATAATTGACACCCTGCAGAAGTGCGTCTCCAACGGTAGTTGGTGCCAAGTAAGGAGGAGTAAATTGTGCGAAACCCAATTCCTGTTCTGTCATAACAAAATGAGAAAGTAGTGAAGTTAATTTAAGCACATATCTCTACATTGTTGCAAAAATAgtgtacatatataaattGTAATACTAATTTGCCAGAATTGAAAGACTTGTCGTATGAATATCATCAAAACGTATCTTACGAAGAATGTCAAAAGTTGTTCTCCCATTTGAAAATCGTCCTCTTGGGTTATTCCCAAAATCAATTCCATGAGGGTAAAAATTTGCCTTAGCTTGAGTTAGAAGGTTGTTGTTGTTCCCCACATCAACCAAGGAATCgccaaaagtgaaaaaagcAGGAACACTTTTGTTGGCTGAGCAGCTAACCAACAAGAAGAAGTAGACTACAAGAATTTGGAATATAATCCCCATTTCATGAAATAATGAtaacctttctttctttttcataagAGGGTtggttatatatatgtgtgtatgtatatatatatatgcctaaCTTGGTCTATGAAATTCCCTCTTTCTTCATATTGATTAAATTTGTGCCTAACTCTCTGCCGGCCACACAGTtccatttgttatttttgccTCCATTATTACCTTTAGATTGACTTCAATAAAATTGCGTGACCATTAGCAGAAGCCATAAGGTCAGACTTTAATGTCAATACAGCCAATGGTACTCTGATTTCTGAGCCAAGTTTCATAGCTAGGTTCAAAGGAAAGAAGGAAGGAGGCAGCAGAACCCATATTTGGGGATTTCACTCATCTTTCAGTTCGGCTTTGACTAGGAATTGGGTGTTCATCGCTTTTGGCTTATGCCTAATGTCATGAAATTTACTCCTTCTGTATAGGTATAGACTACGTACCTCTTGGTctacttcaaattttttaatcaacACAAACAAGATAGGAGAAGACAAATTAGGGTATTCCGCAAATAAGCCCATATAAATAGGGCccaaaatatagaaaaaaaaatccatttgacttttcaaaatgacCAAATATACAATACAAGCCTTTAGAAACCTAAAAACAACACTCCATGaaaggccttttttttttttttttttcctttttaaaaatcataatgCAAAGATAATAATGGTATTTCACACAtcattcaaattaaaaattggtACATCTGATccttgttgggtttttttcttcaatttataggtcagtgtttatatataaaatcaatgcaAGAAATGAGGTTTAATATAAATTACTCTACAAAGTAGGGCATCTTCAGGATTATGAGTATTTAGGTTGTCTGCATTTTCATGAATTTAGGCTACCCTCATCCTTTAATTAATCTAATGTCTCAAGTAGCTCTACGTCAATATAAATCTTTTAGGCCCAACTCACCtttatgatttttgtttatgttcatcattttcttctttggtctATCTTCTCTTATGAACCAAAAACCTCATTCTACACGAAATGTGACATTATAATTCCAACATTCTCTTGAAATTCTTCAAAAGTCATAGCTTGGGTTTAAGTTTCGCATTTGTTGCAAACTACATGACTATTCAATACATCAACGCTCGAGTCTCATTACAGGATTAGGGAGAGACATAAAATTAAGTTAAGCCACCATCCGTACCGTATCTCtttagttttccttttctttttcaggaaATTAGTCTGGCTTTAGTTAGGAAATGCTGGGTTTAGGTTGCTACACAAATTTTAGTTTTGCTTTGTATAATTTTCGGTGTGTGGCCCTTGCTATTGAGTTTCGGGGTTGTGTTCTTGTGTTTAAGCATGTTTtgttgggcttttattgcTCATAGGCTTAATGGATCGTATTTTAATCAGAACAAAACAGATGATTTGAACATGAAACGAGCcgaaaagaaataaatgtatgtatgtattgaaaaataaaaagtaaatcTTCTTGATCCAAAGTTTGGAAAGCACTGAAGATTCGAATTCAACATGAACTGAATAATTTTGGTAACAACAATGGTATTGCAATTTAAATTAACAAACACCTCTGACTCTCAGTCCAATACATTGCATATCTTTCTAACAACACCTTGATTCCCACTCAGGACACCAGAGCTAGAGAACTTGACAAAGGCAGAAGAAAATGCCTGAAAGAAACCATCCTGATCGGCAGCAAATCTCTTGACAGCGAGAGCTGTGCGCGGGTCCATCACCATTTCAGCATCAACTCTAAGTACCCCATGGCCTCTAATTACATTATTGTAGTAGTGGTTGTCGAATGTAAGTGTTGTAGGGTCATTAAGAACGAAGCTTGCATTTGATGTCAAAGAGCCTTGAGGACAGTTTATCCTTAGGAATGCTTCAAACATGGGCGCCATGCCTTCTACACGCCCACCTTGATCAAGTCTGCTTAGACGATTTAGAATGTTCAAACAATGTGTCACCCCTAGTGTGTGCGCGCCTGCAAATTGCAATAATATGTTTTTGGACATGTTAGTTTcataaaaagaattttaatCAAAAAGGGTTGGTTTTTCGAAAAATGCACACTGTTTTGAAGAAACCCAATAGAACAAGTTTATGTAGTTGTTACCCATTATGGCCACAGATTCTTCGACTGTCATCCCTTTCTTTGCAAATAGTTGAAGCATGCCATCAACTCCGATGGTGGCAGAAGGAAGCAAAGAATCTGCAAGCTTATAGCTTGGAGGAACAGAAGAGTCTCTTCTTCCCAAAGGAACCTTTATCTGTGGCCCTCCTGACGCAGACACTGCCTCCCGAGCAGTTAAGACAAGAATGTCGGAGCAAGAAACCTGTTGGGGACATTCTAATTCAACTATTGACTTGAGAATGTTGATTGACTCTCTCTTTCTGATACCAAAGTTTTTCCCTGCAGCCATCTCCGATGACACACTGTTCTCATTTGGATCCACAAGAATTGAAGCATCACAGCCCTGTTGTTACAAAATCAAACcatcatttattgaaaaaatataactaataaaaaatagaCTGCAGAGTTTCTATTTTTAAGCCATGCACTTCACCCTCGATGTTTGGGCTTATATCTCAACTAACCTATGCCTCAAATTCCtaaactgagagagagagagagagagagagagagagagagagaaataaaaaaaaagacctgAACTTGGCAATCATGGAACATGAGCCTCAACAGAGCTGCCGGAGCAGTGGGATCAGTGAGAAAAATAGGTTGGAGGGCAGCTCTAACAATGGCCTCGACTTGTGGGCATGAGTTCTCATAGAAATTATAAGAAAGCCCTTGCCCTTCAGCTCCAATGCTGAACACAAACAGAGATATGCCTACCACTATAGCTCTCAGATCCATTGTGATGATTGGCTGgagtatttaaaaataaaatcctatgTGAAC
The window above is part of the Prunus dulcis chromosome 1, ALMONDv2, whole genome shotgun sequence genome. Proteins encoded here:
- the LOC117637753 gene encoding GDSL esterase/lipase At4g16230-like, which gives rise to MGIIFQILVVYFFLLVSCSANKSVPAFFTFGDSLVDVGNNNNLLTQAKANFYPHGIDFGNNPRGRFSNGRTTFDILQQELGFAQFTPPYLAPTTVGDALLQGVNYASSGSGIFNYTGYFFGERINFDTQISNHGRTVLAIMSRIGIPAAQKLLRRAIYGVVIGSNDIMFREFTPMAMSMSEEAYLDFLISRLKLALTTLYNLNARKITISNAGPSGCIPYEKEIHPVPKGSCVRLINRMAQTYNDKLKGMLAELNKDLLGAKFIYVDIYQILLDLTKNYVSYGFENATSACCSFAVTPVGLVPCNPLSKICPDRSKYIFWDAFHLTDAANVIATRHMMDGGLNYVSPMNFRQLVQS
- the LOC117616529 gene encoding peroxidase 29, producing MDLRAIVVGISLFVFSIGAEGQGLSYNFYENSCPQVEAIVRAALQPIFLTDPTAPAALLRLMFHDCQVQGCDASILVDPNENSVSSEMAAGKNFGIRKRESINILKSIVELECPQQVSCSDILVLTAREAVSASGGPQIKVPLGRRDSSVPPSYKLADSLLPSATIGVDGMLQLFAKKGMTVEESVAIMGAHTLGVTHCLNILNRLSRLDQGGRVEGMAPMFEAFLRINCPQGSLTSNASFVLNDPTTLTFDNHYYNNVIRGHGVLRVDAEMVMDPRTALAVKRFAADQDGFFQAFSSAFVKFSSSGVLSGNQGVVRKICNVLD